The sequence ACATCGCGCGGCGGCTGAACGAGATCCGCGAGGGCCCGCACGGTCCGCAGTCCATCCTCCCCTACTCGTACGCGGGGACGATGGGGCTGGTGCAGGGGAGTTCGATGGACCGGCGCTTCTTCCACCGCATCGGCGCGTCGCTGCTGGCGCGCACCATCTGCTCCGCCGCGGGAAGCGAGGGGTGGAAGGCCACCTACGGCGACCGCATGGGCCCCTCGCCCGAGGAGGCCGAGCATGCGCGCCTGGTGCTGCTGTGGGGGACGAACACGCTGACCTCCAATCCCCACCTCTGGCCCGCGCTCCGCCGCGCCCGCGAGCGCGGCGCGCGGATCATCGCCATCGACCCCATCCGCACGCGCACCGCCGCGCAGTGCGACCGCTGGCTCGCCATCCGCCCCGGCACCGACGCCGCGCTGGCCCTGGCGATGATGCACGTCGCCTTCCGCGACGGCCACGCGGACCTGGAGTACCTGGCGGCGCACGCCGTCGGCTGGGAGGCGCTGCGCGACCGGGTGCTGGCCGAGTGGTCCCCCGCGCGCGCGGCGGAGACGGTCGGCCTGGCGGAGGCGGAGATCGAGACGCTGGCGGCCGAGTACGCGACGGTGCGGCCGGCGTTCATCCGCCTCAACTACGGCCTGCAGCGCCACGCGGGCGGGGGGATGGCGGTGCGCACCATCTCCCTCCTCCCCGCCGTCACCGGCGCGTGGCGCGACCTGGGCGGCGGGGCCACGCTCTCCGTCGGCGGCGCGTTCAAGGCGAACGTGGCCGCGCTGGAGAAGCCGGAGTGGGTGCCGCCCGGCACGCGCACCATCAACATGGTCCGGCTGGGCGACGCGCTCACGCTGCCGGACGCGGGCGTCGGCGGACCGCCGGTGAAGGCGCTGGTCGTCTACAACTCCAACCCCGGCGCCGTCGCGCCCGACCTGCGCACGGTGCGCGAGGGGCTCCGGCGCGAGGACCTGTTTACCGTCGTCCTCGAGCACTTCCGCACCGACACGGCCGACTACGCGGACTGGGTGCTCCCCGCGACCACGCAGCTCGAGCACTGGGACGTGCACACGTCGTACGGCCACCTGTACGTCACCCTCAACCGCCCGGCGATCGAGCCGGTCGGCGAGAGCCTGCCGAACTCCGAGATCTTCCGGCGCCTTGCCGCGCGGATGGGGCTGGACGATCCCGCGTTCCGCGACTCGGACCTCGACCTGGTCTGCCAGGCGCTCGATACCCCGCACCCGTGGATGCGCGGCATCACCTTCGAGCGGCTGCTGGAAGAGGGCTACGCACGGGTGAACGTTCCCCGCGACTGGCGTCCGTACGCCGATCCGCGTCCCAACACGCTCACTGGAAAAATTCAGATCTTCGCGCCGGAGCTCGAGCGGCTCGGTCTCGATCCCCTGCCGACGTACATCCCGCCGGCGGAGAGCGCGGATGCCGCGCCGGAGCGTGCCGCGGCGTTCCCGCTGACGCTCCTCTCCCCGCCCGAGCATTCGTTCATGAACTCCACCTTCGTGAACGTGCCGGCGCTCTCACGTGCGGCGGGAGACGCGAAGCTCCTGCTGCACCCCAACGAAGCGGCGGTCCGCGGCATCCGCGAGGGCGACCGCGTGCGCACCTTCAACGACCGCGGCGACTTCTTCGCCCGCGCGGTGGTGACGGAGGACGTGCGGCCGGGGATCGCCGTCAGTTACGGCGTGCGCTGGGCCAGCCGCTCCGAGTGCGGCCGCACGGTGAACGACACCACCGCGCAGCGCCTGACCGACGTCGGTGGCGGCGCCACCTTCTACGACAACGCGGTCGAGGTCGAAGCGGTCGCCGTCAACTGATCACGGCAGATCTCACGCGGAGACGCGGAGCCGTGGAGGAAGCTGATCTCCTCCGCGGCTCCGCGTCTCCGCGTGAAACATCTTTTTTGGGGA comes from Longimicrobium sp. and encodes:
- a CDS encoding molybdopterin oxidoreductase family protein, whose protein sequence is MTPLPLIRDGVVRAACPHDCPDTCAMLVHVKDGRAVRVQGNPAHPVTQGFLCTKVNRYVERTYHADRVTIPLRRVGAKGEGRFEPATWDEALADIARRLNEIREGPHGPQSILPYSYAGTMGLVQGSSMDRRFFHRIGASLLARTICSAAGSEGWKATYGDRMGPSPEEAEHARLVLLWGTNTLTSNPHLWPALRRARERGARIIAIDPIRTRTAAQCDRWLAIRPGTDAALALAMMHVAFRDGHADLEYLAAHAVGWEALRDRVLAEWSPARAAETVGLAEAEIETLAAEYATVRPAFIRLNYGLQRHAGGGMAVRTISLLPAVTGAWRDLGGGATLSVGGAFKANVAALEKPEWVPPGTRTINMVRLGDALTLPDAGVGGPPVKALVVYNSNPGAVAPDLRTVREGLRREDLFTVVLEHFRTDTADYADWVLPATTQLEHWDVHTSYGHLYVTLNRPAIEPVGESLPNSEIFRRLAARMGLDDPAFRDSDLDLVCQALDTPHPWMRGITFERLLEEGYARVNVPRDWRPYADPRPNTLTGKIQIFAPELERLGLDPLPTYIPPAESADAAPERAAAFPLTLLSPPEHSFMNSTFVNVPALSRAAGDAKLLLHPNEAAVRGIREGDRVRTFNDRGDFFARAVVTEDVRPGIAVSYGVRWASRSECGRTVNDTTAQRLTDVGGGATFYDNAVEVEAVAVN